In Curtobacterium sp. TC1, the following proteins share a genomic window:
- a CDS encoding oxygenase MpaB family protein — MGPTSRPSSGHVAERDLRRFLADSTPVAAGGRAILLQIADPVVAAGVRRHSDFARRPQQRLAHTLMFVYAVVSGTEQDAAIAAGFVNRAHVPVTGADDVDRQLWVAATLFDSARRAHDLFGAPVTAERAEDVLAAYAPIATTLRVPADRWPTSVAAFDRYWADTLDRLEVTDDARGVVRDLLHPRFAPLWVRAAMPLVRVVTVGMLPEQLRAAYGFAWGPREQRRFQRTVAVVGGVRSVLPGALLRLPGPLLLRAMRRTAGRHATAAGTAAAQPASTRTA; from the coding sequence GTGGGGCCCACCTCCCGTCCGTCGTCCGGTCACGTTGCGGAACGCGACCTGCGTCGGTTCCTCGCCGACAGCACACCCGTGGCCGCGGGCGGCCGCGCCATCCTGCTGCAGATCGCCGACCCGGTCGTCGCGGCAGGGGTCCGCCGGCACTCGGACTTCGCCCGTCGACCGCAGCAGCGGCTGGCCCACACCCTGATGTTCGTGTACGCCGTCGTCTCCGGCACGGAGCAGGACGCCGCGATCGCCGCCGGCTTCGTGAACCGGGCCCACGTCCCCGTGACGGGCGCGGACGACGTCGACCGGCAGCTGTGGGTGGCCGCGACCCTGTTCGACTCGGCACGTCGGGCGCACGACCTGTTCGGTGCGCCCGTCACGGCGGAGCGGGCGGAGGACGTCCTCGCCGCCTACGCCCCGATCGCGACGACGTTGCGGGTGCCCGCCGATCGCTGGCCGACGTCGGTGGCGGCGTTCGACCGGTACTGGGCGGACACGCTCGACCGGCTCGAGGTCACCGATGACGCCCGCGGGGTGGTGCGGGACCTGCTGCACCCGCGGTTCGCGCCGCTCTGGGTGCGCGCTGCGATGCCCCTGGTCAGGGTCGTCACGGTGGGGATGCTGCCGGAGCAGCTGCGCGCCGCGTACGGGTTCGCGTGGGGGCCGCGCGAGCAGCGTCGGTTCCAGCGGACGGTCGCCGTGGTCGGGGGTGTGCGGTCGGTCCTGCCCGGGGCCCTGCTGCGGCTGCCGGGGCCGCTGCTGTTGCGGGCGATGCGCCGGACGGCCGGGCGACACGCCACTGCTGCTGGCACTGCTGCTGCTCAGCCGGCGAGTACCCGCACGGCGTAG
- a CDS encoding FHA domain-containing protein, which translates to MARRRKDDDTPKRPVVTRADVERDRQAGYLSRAWVLPAAPVSDDEPDAVVRTEQPLPTIGIVPRLVLEVAPGNVVPLDQPVILGRRVPTAPGRRAVLLDDPGKSVSREHAAMRPTGDGGLVVEDLGSSNGTVVVRASGAQEPSVGGAQVIARPGDVVMVGDYAVRVLAG; encoded by the coding sequence GTGGCTCGACGCCGGAAGGACGACGACACTCCGAAGCGCCCGGTGGTCACGCGTGCCGACGTCGAGCGCGACCGGCAGGCGGGGTACCTGTCCCGGGCCTGGGTGCTGCCCGCGGCACCGGTGTCGGACGACGAGCCGGACGCCGTCGTCCGGACCGAGCAGCCGCTGCCGACGATCGGCATCGTGCCGCGACTCGTGCTCGAGGTCGCGCCGGGCAACGTCGTGCCCCTCGACCAGCCGGTCATCCTGGGACGACGCGTCCCGACCGCGCCGGGGCGACGAGCGGTCCTGCTCGACGACCCGGGGAAGTCGGTGTCGCGCGAGCACGCGGCCATGCGGCCGACGGGTGACGGCGGCCTGGTGGTCGAGGACCTCGGATCGTCGAACGGCACGGTGGTCGTCCGCGCCTCCGGTGCCCAGGAACCCAGCGTGGGCGGTGCGCAGGTCATCGCCCGGCCCGGTGACGTCGTGATGGTGGGGGACTACGCCGTGCGGGTACTCGCCGGCTGA
- a CDS encoding WXG100 family type VII secretion target, producing MANVNVTYDDLRNQASQLRNGQKAIEDQLSQLKSQIDNLVSSGYVTDKSSKAFDSTYSEFNSGATQTIQAIDGMAGFLESAANTLESTDEQLASSIG from the coding sequence ATGGCCAATGTCAACGTCACCTACGACGATCTTCGCAACCAGGCTTCGCAGCTTCGCAACGGCCAGAAGGCCATCGAAGACCAGCTGAGCCAGCTCAAGAGCCAGATCGACAACCTCGTCTCGTCGGGGTACGTCACCGACAAGTCCTCGAAGGCCTTCGACTCGACGTACTCGGAGTTCAACTCCGGCGCGACGCAGACGATCCAGGCCATCGACGGCATGGCCGGGTTCCTCGAGAGCGCGGCGAACACCCTCGAGTCGACCGACGAGCAGCTCGCGTCCAGCATCGGCTGA
- a CDS encoding ABC transporter permease, which produces MVNSSGAAVLTTRDTVHVFPIDAWWMEPAPPATPRQAVASSGFEDLAERLGLAISYDPDSTAGLSTASNATAHVPLSTDAMVRSRRATTAVALFLAAALLPLPLILTVFARGWSDGLVVMGWVCVAASATALVNVVLGVLGRRPRPTTFGERVLRPTDGPPWFRRNAHIDVDHGMIAINDGRWRTILLATPLATGAASAVVRARVVRGRKPRIVLIDGADVVRAELPLRFWSEQHLDALLTELSILRDGSAERRSSGAVRFDTNRGAGVPGASLVTWTSLGVVPLLPLALATVLQLMVSVFARIGGASTQAIALTLGFASIAVLLTVVGAELGRRLPWAEPRPHGFRPSRVFASVVGWFVLFAAVCAILVSFDEPGAAWYAAVLAIASTPFQWCLYRHRAIRAQRGVLDMFSWLRNGCRSTDQTIRKAT; this is translated from the coding sequence GTGGTGAACTCGTCCGGAGCGGCAGTGCTCACCACCCGCGACACAGTCCACGTGTTCCCCATCGATGCGTGGTGGATGGAACCGGCTCCGCCGGCGACGCCTCGACAGGCAGTCGCCTCGAGCGGTTTCGAGGACCTGGCTGAACGACTCGGCCTGGCGATCTCCTACGACCCGGACTCCACGGCCGGACTCAGCACGGCGTCGAACGCAACCGCCCACGTGCCGCTCTCGACCGACGCGATGGTGCGATCCCGACGGGCCACGACCGCGGTCGCGCTCTTCCTCGCCGCCGCCCTGCTCCCACTCCCCCTCATCCTGACCGTCTTCGCCAGGGGATGGTCGGACGGACTGGTCGTCATGGGATGGGTGTGCGTGGCAGCGTCGGCGACGGCGCTCGTCAACGTCGTCCTCGGCGTCCTCGGGCGGAGGCCCCGTCCGACGACCTTCGGGGAGCGAGTCCTGCGTCCCACGGACGGCCCGCCTTGGTTCCGACGGAATGCCCACATCGACGTCGACCACGGGATGATCGCCATCAACGACGGGCGGTGGAGGACGATCCTCCTCGCCACTCCTCTGGCGACCGGAGCTGCTTCAGCAGTCGTGCGCGCTCGCGTGGTACGTGGACGCAAACCCCGGATCGTCCTGATCGACGGCGCCGACGTCGTGCGAGCCGAGCTCCCCTTGCGGTTCTGGTCCGAGCAGCACCTCGACGCGCTGCTGACGGAACTGTCGATCCTCCGTGACGGTTCGGCAGAGCGTCGATCTTCCGGTGCCGTCCGCTTCGACACGAACCGCGGTGCCGGCGTTCCGGGAGCGTCGCTCGTCACGTGGACCTCCCTCGGCGTCGTCCCGCTGCTTCCCCTCGCGCTCGCCACCGTGCTCCAGCTGATGGTTTCGGTCTTCGCCCGGATCGGGGGAGCGTCCACACAGGCCATCGCGCTGACGCTCGGCTTCGCGTCGATCGCGGTGTTGCTCACCGTCGTCGGCGCCGAGCTCGGTCGGCGTCTTCCGTGGGCCGAACCACGCCCGCACGGATTCCGACCGTCACGGGTCTTCGCGTCGGTGGTCGGATGGTTCGTCCTCTTCGCAGCCGTCTGTGCGATCCTCGTCTCGTTCGACGAACCGGGGGCCGCCTGGTACGCGGCGGTGCTCGCCATCGCGAGTACCCCGTTCCAGTGGTGTCTCTACCGCCATCGCGCCATCCGCGCTCAGCGCGGCGTACTGGACATGTTCTCCTGGCTCCGGAACGGATGCCGATCCACCGATCAGACGATCAGGAAGGCGACGTGA